A single window of Desulfovibrio psychrotolerans DNA harbors:
- a CDS encoding type II secretion system F family protein, giving the protein MTAATLIAALAVIGLFVLYLGVVNLLLSRRRRRQEQVSKRLGRLRATLEQAESVSIERHHSFSSVPWLHTLLNQLRWAGKWERIREQAQVDVNIGTLMLLGGVGAVLAWFLMQFATVSPYLRPVPSLLAAYAPFAWLLRRKDKRMAQFQRQLPDALDLIARALKAGHAFTQGLRMVAEEMPDPIGPEFSKTLDELNFGIAMDAALANLLHRVDCPDLKFFVVSVNIQRETGGNLAEIVGNIGRLVRERFKFDGRVRTLSAEGKLTAYVLMALPFGIGTIIHFINPDYMGLLYSTEEGRFLLTNAFIQMAVGAVALKRLITIRV; this is encoded by the coding sequence ATGACCGCCGCAACCCTCATAGCCGCCCTCGCCGTCATTGGCCTCTTCGTCCTGTATCTGGGCGTGGTCAATCTGCTGCTTTCCCGCAGGCGCAGACGTCAGGAGCAGGTGAGCAAACGCCTTGGACGCCTGCGCGCCACGCTGGAGCAGGCGGAAAGCGTGTCCATAGAACGGCACCACAGCTTCTCTTCCGTGCCGTGGCTGCACACCCTGCTCAACCAACTGCGCTGGGCGGGCAAGTGGGAACGCATCCGCGAGCAGGCTCAGGTGGACGTGAATATCGGCACCCTCATGCTGCTGGGCGGTGTCGGGGCGGTGCTGGCGTGGTTCCTCATGCAGTTTGCCACGGTCAGCCCCTATCTGCGCCCCGTGCCTTCGCTCCTTGCCGCCTATGCCCCCTTTGCGTGGCTGCTGCGCCGTAAGGACAAGCGCATGGCCCAGTTCCAGCGGCAGTTGCCCGATGCCCTGGACCTCATCGCCCGTGCGCTCAAGGCAGGACACGCCTTTACGCAGGGATTGCGCATGGTGGCGGAAGAAATGCCCGACCCCATCGGACCGGAATTTTCCAAGACCCTTGATGAGCTGAATTTCGGCATAGCCATGGATGCGGCGCTGGCTAACCTGCTGCACCGTGTGGACTGCCCGGACCTCAAATTCTTCGTGGTCTCCGTGAACATCCAGCGCGAAACCGGCGGCAACCTTGCGGAAATAGTAGGCAACATAGGCCGTCTGGTGCGCGAGCGGTTCAAGTTCGACGGCAGGGTCCGCACCCTCTCGGCAGAAGGCAAGCTCACCGCCTATGTACTCATGGCGCTGCCGTTCGGCATAGGCACCATCATCCACTTCATTAACCCGGATTACATGGGCCTGCTCTACTCCACGGAAGAAGGCAGGTTCCTGCTCACCAACGCCTTCATCCAGATGGCAGTGGGCGCTGTGGCGCTCAAGCGTCTCATCACCATCAGGGTCTGA
- a CDS encoding TadE/TadG family type IV pilus assembly protein, translated as MQPVASMHSLRPAVYRSLSALSRRVLRLLPGTRGISTAEFALALPILLMLAFGLVEVGYMYFASATMDKAAQAGARVAVTGAGYDDGSRENLIENKVLATIDAFTGKGAVGLEISSFPQSNPSAMSGGAGGPCDIVQVAVQYTYPPLTPVVGTLIGPSITVRGVDRMVNEPWKVCE; from the coding sequence ATGCAACCCGTTGCCTCCATGCACTCTTTGCGTCCCGCCGTATACCGGAGCCTGTCCGCCCTCTCCCGGCGGGTCCTGCGCCTGCTGCCCGGCACACGCGGCATAAGCACGGCGGAATTCGCCCTTGCCCTGCCCATTCTTCTGATGCTGGCCTTCGGGCTGGTTGAGGTGGGCTACATGTACTTTGCCTCTGCCACCATGGACAAGGCGGCACAGGCCGGTGCCCGCGTGGCCGTTACCGGTGCCGGGTACGATGACGGTTCGCGCGAAAACCTTATCGAAAACAAGGTGCTCGCCACCATAGACGCCTTCACGGGCAAGGGGGCCGTGGGGCTGGAAATCTCCAGCTTCCCGCAGAGCAACCCTTCCGCCATGAGCGGCGGCGCGGGCGGTCCGTGCGATATCGTGCAGGTTGCCGTGCAATACACCTACCCCCCGCTCACGCCCGTGGTGGGCACGCTCATCGGCCCGTCCATCACCGTGCGCGGGGTGGACAGAATGGTCAACGAACCGTGGAAGGTCTGCGAATAG
- a CDS encoding vWA domain-containing protein, translating to MQSASNIIPRWLRRLYADERGAAAALIAVIIPVVIGAAALALDSSLLYTSHSRLQAATDAAALAGSLQLPYDPDITNGQVAAAAEDYLTQNYPDAQIVSVAPGGLARSVHVETQATVPLLLMPVLGVHNKLVTARATAGFNKLEIVLVIDNSGSMKGAPINETNNAATRLVNLVMPDGLKTSIKAGLVPFRGKVRIPAGVDGLPAGCRNADGTLNPTLHEEYYKTKYRTPSGSQLRVDMNTCEAMPYAQGLTDDKSVILSAISKQNGLGSGSGTLISEGMKWARHMLTPQAPYTESSADKDMRKIMIVLTDGDTEDGKCGGNFALNYTPNNYWTNAYYGMLDMNSHCENGGKLNQYMLDEAKLAKEAGIEIFSIRFGDSDAVDVGLMKAIASSTPGTEDHYFDAPSAYDIDGVFKKIGRQLGWRLIN from the coding sequence ATGCAATCAGCATCCAACATCATTCCCCGGTGGCTGCGCCGCCTGTATGCAGACGAACGGGGCGCGGCTGCGGCCCTTATTGCGGTCATCATTCCCGTGGTTATCGGCGCTGCCGCGCTGGCACTGGATTCGTCTCTGCTCTATACCTCGCACTCACGCCTTCAGGCAGCGACGGATGCAGCCGCACTGGCGGGCAGCCTCCAGCTCCCCTACGACCCGGACATAACGAACGGTCAGGTGGCTGCGGCAGCAGAGGATTATCTCACGCAGAATTACCCGGATGCGCAGATAGTTTCCGTCGCTCCCGGCGGCCTTGCCCGTTCCGTGCATGTGGAAACACAGGCCACGGTGCCGCTGCTGCTCATGCCTGTGCTGGGCGTGCACAACAAGCTTGTCACGGCGCGGGCCACGGCGGGCTTCAACAAGCTGGAGATCGTGCTGGTCATAGACAACTCCGGCTCCATGAAGGGTGCGCCCATCAACGAGACCAACAACGCTGCCACCCGCCTCGTCAACCTGGTCATGCCGGACGGCCTGAAAACCTCGATCAAGGCCGGTCTTGTTCCCTTCCGGGGCAAGGTGCGCATCCCCGCAGGCGTGGACGGCCTGCCCGCAGGCTGCCGCAACGCGGACGGCACCCTGAATCCCACCCTGCACGAAGAATACTACAAGACCAAATACCGCACCCCTTCCGGCTCCCAGTTGCGTGTAGACATGAACACCTGCGAGGCCATGCCCTATGCGCAGGGCCTTACCGATGACAAGTCCGTCATCCTGAGCGCCATCTCCAAGCAGAACGGGCTGGGCAGCGGGTCCGGCACGCTCATCTCCGAGGGCATGAAGTGGGCGCGGCACATGCTCACCCCGCAGGCTCCGTACACAGAATCCTCTGCCGATAAAGATATGCGCAAGATTATGATCGTCCTTACCGACGGCGATACCGAAGACGGCAAATGCGGCGGCAACTTTGCGCTCAACTACACGCCCAACAACTACTGGACCAACGCCTACTACGGCATGCTGGACATGAATTCCCACTGCGAAAACGGCGGCAAGCTCAACCAGTACATGCTGGATGAAGCCAAGCTTGCCAAGGAAGCGGGCATAGAAATCTTCTCCATCCGCTTCGGCGACTCGGACGCCGTGGACGTGGGTCTTATGAAGGCCATCGCCTCCTCCACTCCGGGGACGGAAGACCATTACTTCGACGCCCCCTCCGCCTATGATATCGACGGCGTGTTCAAGAAAATCGGTCGTCAGCTCGGCTGGCGGCTCATAAACTGA
- a CDS encoding TadE/TadG family type IV pilus assembly protein has protein sequence MKNFRTSENGMAAVEIALLLPVLALVLYVVVEGANTLHNYATISEASRSAARQVVISGDPSTARPIVEAVVTELPVAALTTTVSMDAGASSVTVEVRYAYQSVFLANRQADGPLPSLYTLSAKTTMPVP, from the coding sequence ATGAAAAACTTCCGCACATCGGAAAACGGCATGGCCGCCGTGGAAATCGCCCTGCTCCTGCCCGTGCTGGCCCTTGTCCTGTACGTGGTGGTGGAAGGGGCAAACACCCTGCACAACTATGCCACCATTTCAGAGGCAAGCCGCTCTGCAGCGCGGCAGGTAGTCATTTCAGGCGACCCGTCCACCGCACGGCCCATCGTGGAAGCGGTGGTCACCGAACTGCCCGTGGCCGCCCTGACCACCACCGTGAGCATGGACGCGGGCGCCTCGTCCGTCACCGTGGAAGTGCGCTACGCCTACCAGTCCGTGTTTCTGGCAAACAGGCAGGCGGATGGCCCCCTTCCGTCCCTGTACACCCTTTCGGCCAAGACAACCATGCCCGTCCCATAG
- a CDS encoding type II secretion system F family protein, whose protein sequence is MDMHTYAPIIAAGLASAAILLIVSALARLLGNRNRLHSMKRRVDNATNPARSSGRGLHANALFRNGGAALANGAGVAEQAQPSSLRLLLARFASAADRMGEHLSPTKQDELTEANLSMVRAGFANPARANRIFWGVKGGLVLLGLLSASAVCLTMREQIPPALMALIFIFPAVLGMYIPNIWLRMRTTRRRRAITNALPDALDLLVVCVESGMGIDQAINRIAREMRATNPELSGELNTVILELRAGKSRTDALKNLARRVGLDDMNSLVTLIVQADTFGTSIAATLRVYSDHMRTTRYQRAEEIAAKLPVKMLFPLIFFILPALFVAIMGPAGIQLMNVFSKL, encoded by the coding sequence ATGGATATGCACACTTACGCCCCCATCATCGCCGCCGGGCTGGCATCCGCCGCCATACTGCTCATCGTCTCCGCCCTTGCGCGGCTGCTGGGCAACCGCAACCGCCTGCACAGCATGAAGCGGCGGGTGGATAACGCAACCAATCCGGCCCGTTCCTCCGGCAGGGGACTGCATGCAAACGCCCTGTTCCGCAACGGGGGAGCTGCCCTTGCAAACGGCGCGGGAGTGGCAGAGCAGGCACAGCCTTCCTCGCTGCGCCTCCTGCTCGCACGCTTTGCCTCGGCGGCAGACCGCATGGGCGAACATCTCAGCCCTACCAAGCAGGATGAGCTTACGGAAGCCAACCTCTCCATGGTCCGCGCGGGCTTTGCCAATCCCGCCCGCGCCAACCGCATCTTCTGGGGCGTCAAGGGCGGCCTTGTGCTGCTGGGTCTGCTCAGCGCCTCGGCAGTGTGCCTGACCATGCGGGAGCAGATTCCCCCGGCACTCATGGCCCTCATTTTCATCTTTCCCGCCGTGCTGGGCATGTACATTCCCAATATCTGGCTGCGCATGCGCACCACCCGCCGCCGCCGCGCCATAACCAACGCCCTGCCCGATGCACTGGACCTGCTGGTGGTCTGCGTGGAATCCGGCATGGGTATTGATCAGGCCATCAACCGCATAGCGCGTGAGATGCGCGCCACCAATCCGGAACTTTCCGGCGAACTGAACACCGTCATCCTTGAACTGCGGGCGGGCAAAAGCCGCACAGACGCGCTGAAGAATCTCGCCCGCCGCGTTGGTCTGGATGATATGAACAGCCTTGTCACCCTTATCGTGCAGGCAGACACCTTCGGCACCAGCATCGCCGCCACCCTGCGCGTCTATTCGGACCACATGCGCACCACGCGCTACCAACGGGCGGAGGAAATAGCCGCCAAGCTGCCGGTGAAGATGCTGTTTCCGCTCATTTTCTTCATCCTGCCCGCGCTGTTCGTGGCCATCATGGGCCCGGCGGGCATACAGCTTATGAACGTGTTTTCCAAACTGTAG
- a CDS encoding tetratricopeptide repeat protein, with protein MKRITIIALIALTAALAGGCTATGKDKAASMSLMERFHSGHSLIGEDKELTGKQEDRNLTKEQAEARQCLMRGLSYAAQGRQELAFEQYSRAAALDPGLTQARFRRGMVLLEKQLPAPALEEFTAVMEQNPDYAPGFAAAGKVYFMNGLYPEARKLFEKALVLDASLLEAYDHLGAIHNYNKEYQNALATFRNALEKHPDAVYLFNNVGLAHSMLGQDAEAVEAFRKAIMLGAPSSKAYNNMGLALCRMGRYREALEAFRAAGGEAAAWNNLGYFFFLDGQYPRAITSFEKAIELEPTYYQRAAENLKRARLAAQFAQGTESAPARYGTADPHGDVLGPRTPGVVAPSHGTLPDMGGEQDFTPVPAVYSPVSSAVQPVHAFALQPPVQTAAYTSVRTARQPEPTRAESAADSATATAASPLREKDLPDTTGPNTRSGQVSHNDQVATQATGNAESPATPAAASGNAAYTLHVSSFRQHDIAEQQAHLLREHGADARVLSVSLPDKGNWHRVVTGRYATLEEARRALAEHVEQNGNKETGVRIVRDAATANPAPRNSRALEDNTVPAHPGTGITALHVSTSFAHQP; from the coding sequence ATGAAGCGCATCACCATCATCGCCCTTATAGCCCTTACCGCCGCACTGGCGGGCGGCTGCACCGCCACCGGCAAGGACAAGGCCGCGTCCATGTCGCTCATGGAGCGCTTCCACAGCGGCCATTCCCTCATCGGGGAAGACAAGGAACTCACCGGCAAACAGGAAGACCGCAACCTCACCAAGGAGCAGGCAGAAGCACGCCAGTGCCTCATGCGCGGCCTTTCCTACGCGGCTCAGGGGCGGCAGGAACTCGCCTTCGAACAATACTCCCGCGCCGCCGCGCTTGACCCCGGCCTCACGCAGGCCCGCTTCCGCCGCGGCATGGTGCTGCTGGAAAAGCAGTTGCCCGCCCCTGCGCTGGAAGAGTTCACGGCGGTCATGGAACAGAACCCGGACTATGCTCCGGGCTTCGCCGCCGCCGGCAAGGTCTACTTCATGAACGGCCTGTACCCGGAGGCACGCAAGCTGTTTGAGAAGGCGCTGGTGCTGGATGCCTCGCTGCTGGAAGCATACGACCATCTGGGTGCCATCCACAATTACAACAAGGAATACCAGAACGCCCTCGCCACCTTCCGCAACGCGCTGGAGAAGCATCCGGACGCCGTCTACCTGTTCAACAACGTAGGTCTGGCCCACTCCATGCTCGGGCAGGATGCCGAAGCCGTGGAAGCCTTCCGCAAGGCCATCATGCTGGGCGCGCCCTCTTCCAAGGCATACAACAACATGGGCCTTGCCCTGTGCCGCATGGGCCGCTACCGCGAGGCGCTGGAAGCCTTCCGCGCCGCCGGGGGCGAAGCCGCCGCATGGAACAACCTCGGCTACTTCTTCTTTCTGGACGGACAATACCCCCGTGCCATCACCAGCTTTGAAAAGGCCATCGAACTCGAACCCACCTACTACCAACGCGCTGCGGAAAACCTGAAGCGCGCCCGCCTCGCCGCCCAGTTCGCGCAGGGAACCGAAAGTGCCCCCGCCCGCTACGGCACGGCAGACCCGCATGGCGATGTGCTCGGCCCGCGTACTCCCGGCGTGGTTGCGCCTTCTCACGGCACGCTGCCCGACATGGGAGGCGAACAGGATTTTACTCCCGTGCCCGCCGTGTACAGCCCCGTTTCTTCCGCCGTACAGCCGGTTCATGCCTTTGCCCTGCAACCGCCTGTGCAGACCGCCGCATATACGTCTGTACGGACGGCCCGACAGCCTGAGCCTACCCGTGCGGAATCCGCTGCCGACAGTGCCACCGCAACGGCAGCATCTCCCCTGCGCGAAAAAGACCTGCCCGACACAACCGGACCTAACACCCGTTCCGGACAGGTCAGCCATAATGATCAGGTTGCCACCCAGGCAACGGGCAATGCCGAATCCCCCGCAACCCCGGCAGCCGCATCCGGCAACGCCGCATACACGCTGCATGTCAGCTCCTTCCGCCAGCATGACATTGCGGAACAACAGGCACACCTGCTGAGAGAGCACGGCGCGGATGCACGCGTGCTGAGCGTCTCTTTGCCCGACAAGGGCAACTGGCACCGGGTGGTTACAGGCCGCTACGCCACGCTGGAAGAAGCCCGCCGCGCGCTGGCGGAACATGTGGAACAAAACGGCAACAAGGAAACGGGCGTGCGCATCGTGCGCGATGCCGCTACCGCCAACCCGGCCCCCCGCAATTCCCGCGCCCTGGAAGATAACACCGTCCCGGCACACCCCGGCACAGGCATTACCGCGCTGCACGTAAGCACCTCGTTTGCGCACCAGCCTTAA
- a CDS encoding CpaF family protein: protein MPPLSFAQPEAPVSPVSATLAAPAVTVAPAVTGMSKAGAHTDPQSPEQPARDESYYLVKSQIHERLIEMLDLTAVEALPPARLREEISRLVERLLREEFRQAPLNSRERRDILREVQDEVLGLGPLEPLLQDPTVSDILVNNYRQVYVERHGKLQRVPTRFKDDTHLRKIIDRIVAQVGRRVDEASPMVDARLLDGSRVNAIIPPLALDGPSLSIRRFSKDPLELDDLIRFNALTPEIGEVLKGIVRARLNCIVSGGTGSGKTTMLNCLSRFIPHDERIVTIEDAAELQMKQDHVVRLETRPANIEGNGEVNARDLVKNCLRMRPDRIIVGEVRSSEVLDMLQAMNTGHDGSLTTIHANNPRDCLMRLETMVAMAGLNIADKSLKRYIASAVDVIIQVNRLSDGSRKLLSLQEITGMEGDAITLQEIFSFKQTGIDENRKVIGQFVCTGIRPKFSARLQAQGIDLPPSLFDPTLREARQ, encoded by the coding sequence CTGCCCCCGCTATCTTTTGCGCAACCTGAAGCCCCTGTGTCCCCAGTTTCTGCCACCCTGGCCGCCCCGGCCGTAACAGTCGCCCCGGCTGTAACCGGAATGTCCAAGGCTGGTGCGCACACAGACCCCCAATCTCCGGAACAGCCCGCGCGGGACGAAAGTTATTATCTGGTCAAATCTCAGATCCACGAGCGGCTCATAGAAATGCTGGACCTCACCGCCGTGGAAGCCCTGCCCCCTGCCCGTCTGCGCGAAGAGATAAGCCGCCTTGTGGAACGGCTGCTGCGCGAGGAATTCCGGCAGGCTCCCCTGAACTCCCGCGAACGCCGCGACATCCTGCGCGAGGTGCAGGATGAGGTGCTGGGTCTGGGACCGCTGGAACCGCTCCTGCAAGATCCCACCGTGTCCGATATTCTGGTGAATAACTACCGGCAGGTATATGTGGAGCGTCACGGCAAGCTGCAGAGGGTGCCCACCCGCTTCAAGGACGACACGCACCTGCGCAAGATCATAGACCGCATCGTAGCACAGGTGGGACGCCGCGTGGATGAAGCCTCTCCCATGGTGGACGCCCGCCTTCTGGACGGCTCCCGCGTGAACGCCATTATCCCGCCGCTGGCGCTGGACGGTCCCAGCCTTTCCATCCGCCGGTTCTCCAAGGACCCGCTGGAACTGGACGACCTCATCCGCTTCAACGCCCTCACGCCCGAGATAGGCGAGGTGCTCAAGGGCATCGTGCGGGCGCGGCTTAACTGCATCGTCTCCGGCGGCACGGGATCGGGCAAGACAACCATGCTCAACTGCCTGTCGCGCTTCATCCCCCATGACGAACGCATCGTCACCATAGAGGATGCGGCGGAACTGCAGATGAAGCAGGATCACGTGGTTCGGCTGGAAACCCGCCCCGCCAACATAGAAGGCAACGGCGAGGTAAACGCCCGCGATCTGGTCAAGAACTGCCTGCGCATGCGCCCGGACCGCATCATCGTGGGCGAAGTACGCTCCAGTGAAGTGCTGGACATGCTGCAAGCCATGAACACGGGGCACGACGGCTCCCTCACCACCATTCACGCCAACAATCCGCGTGACTGCCTGATGCGCCTTGAAACCATGGTCGCCATGGCGGGGCTGAATATCGCGGACAAGTCGCTCAAGCGCTACATAGCCTCTGCCGTGGACGTGATCATTCAGGTGAACCGGCTCTCGGACGGCTCGCGCAAACTGCTCAGCCTGCAAGAAATAACCGGCATGGAAGGCGATGCCATAACCCTGCAGGAAATTTTCTCATTCAAGCAGACCGGCATAGACGAAAACCGTAAAGTTATCGGTCAATTCGTCTGCACAGGCATCCGGCCCAAGTTCTCGGCACGCCTGCAGGCACAGGGCATAGACCTGCCGCCCTCGCTGTTCGACCCCACCCTGCGGGAAGCCCGCCAGTAA